A portion of the Esox lucius isolate fEsoLuc1 chromosome 20, fEsoLuc1.pri, whole genome shotgun sequence genome contains these proteins:
- the LOC105019048 gene encoding gamma-aminobutyric acid receptor-associated protein-like 1 (The RefSeq protein has 1 substitution compared to this genomic sequence) yields MGSQYQRSVPLEVRRAEGERVRAKHPDKIPIIVERAARSRAPDLDKKKYLVPSDLTVGQLCFLIRQRVSVRPEEALFFFVNNSLPPSSSPLSAVYEEHHEEDLFLYMTYSNESVYGA; encoded by the exons ATGGGCAGTCAGTATCAGCGCTCTGTACCACTGGAAGTGAGGAGGGCGGAGGGTGAGAGGGTGCGAGCCAAGCATCCCGACAAGATACCG ATCATCGTGGAGAGGGCTGCCAGGTCGAGAGCACCTGACCTAGACAAGAAGAAGTACTTAGTGCCTTCTGACCTCACAG TGGGTCAGCTTTGTTTCCTGATCCGACAGCGTGTGTCTATGAGACCTGAAGAGGCACTCTTCTTTTTTGTCAATAACTCCCTCCCACCATCCAGTTCTCCTCTGTCTGCTGTCTATGAG GAACACCATGAAGAGGACCTTTTCCTGTACATGACCTACAGTAACGAGAGTGTTTACGGTGCCTGA
- the LOC117592740 gene encoding CD209 antigen-like protein E, whose product MYIKFCRNVSGGHAKLPDEANTKLSVELKKQHEQDLKVRSNLGVYRAFCLVLSLICLVLLMVIIALCIKLQSKPPVCHETEKWIEAKEEGGNVNGERNDGKEEWSQPFQVCSLQKCQAHYSEQFSLVSDCNKCEKGWLYFESTCYFLSKNRMTWNGSRDECKRRGGDLAVISNQRVQTFLTQNGNLMYWIGLRQRTGTWVWVNNTALGHSYWSESSRQYDCGIIKGKDPPERSWNSSPCHVNSFYICQKGARGQATTSPGSGL is encoded by the exons ATGTATATCAAATTTTGTCGTAATGTAAGTGGAGGTCATGCCAAATTACCAGATGAGGCAAACACAAAGTTGTCGGTAGAATTGAAGAAACAGCATGAGCAAG ATCTGAAGGTCCGGAGCAATCTTGGTGTGTACCGGGCCTTTTGCTTAGTGCTGTCTCTCATCTGTCTGGTTCTACTGATGGTCATCATCGCCCTCTGTATCAAAT TGCAATCCAAGCCCCCGGTCTGCCATGAGACTGAAAAATGGATTGAGGCCAAAGAGGAGGGGGGTAATGTGAATGGTGAAAGGAATGATGGGAAGGAGGAGTGGTCTCAGCCCTTTCAGGTGTGCAGCCTCCAGAAATGCCAAGCACATTACTCAGAACAATTCAGCCTTG TTTCGGACTGCAACAAATGTGAAAAGGGCTGGCTGTACTTTGAAAGCACCTGCTACTTCCTCTCCAAGAACAGAATGACATGGAACGGGAGCAGGGATGAGTGtaaaaggagagggggagatctGGCCGTCATAAGTAACCAAAGAGTCCAG ACCTTCCTAACGCAGAACGGGAACCTGATGTACTGGATCGGCCTGAGACAGAGAACAGGGACCTGGGTCTGGGTGAACAACACTGCACTGGGGCACAG TTACTGGTCAGAGTCCAGTAGACAGTACGACTGTGGCATAATAAAGGGCAAGGATCCTCCAGAGAGAAGTTGGAACTCCTCACCTTGTCATGTCAACAGCTTCTACATCTGTCAAAAGGGCGCTAGAGGACAGGCTACTACATCACCAGGCTCTGGTCTTTGA